The DNA window ACGGCCTCACCGCGGCAACGCACCACATTTTGACGCATGCGCTCGCCAAAGACCCCGTTGCGGCAGACTATGACCTTGTCTCCGGGTTCCACCAGGTTGACGAAACAGGTCTCCATGCCGGCGCTGCCGGGGGCGGACACAGCCATGGTCATCTCGTTTTGGGTCTGGAAAGCGTATTGCAGCAGGGCCTTGAGCTCATCCATCATGGCCACAAACAGGGGATCCAGGTGACCGACCGTGGGACGGGCCTGGGCCAGCAGCACCTCGGGATACACATCGGAAGGCCCCGGGCCCATCAGGGTTCGACGCGGCGGGGTGAAGGGCGAAACTTGGGGTGCGGCTATCATGGGCTCTCCTTATGCTGACTGGGCCAAAAGTGCAAATTGGGCCAAAAGTGCAATCTGGGCCAAAGTGCAAACTGGGCCAAATTGGAATATTTACCCTAACACAAAGCCGCGCTGAAAAACGCCCCTGCCTTGGTCTAAGGACTGACTTTCACTCCTCAGCCGGGCCTATTGCCGAGAAACAGCCGGTAGGCCGGACTCTGGGTTTCTTCCTGCCACACAAAACCCAGCTCGGTCAGGAAACGGCCAAAGGCCTGGTGATCCGCCTCCGGCACCTCGAAGCCCGCCAGCACCCGCCCGAAGGCGGCGCCATGGTTACGGTAGTGAAACAGGCTGATGTTCCACTTGCTCTGCAAGGTGGTGAGAAACTTCAGCAGTGCCCCCGGGTATTCGGGAAACTCGAAGCTGAACAGGCGCTCGTTAAGTGGCTCCGGCGGGTGGCCGCCCACCATGTAGCGCACATGCAGCTTGGCGGTCTCGTCGGCGGACAGGTCCTGCACCGCAAAACCGGCACTTTCCAACCTGTCTATGATGTCGGTCAGCTCCTGCTGGCCCTGGCTGAGTCGAATACCGGCAAACACCACGGCACTGTCGCGGCTGCTGAAGCGGTAGTTGAACTCAGTCATCACCCGCCGCTCCAGCAGTTCGCAAAAACGCAGGAAGCTGCCGGGTTGCTCCGGTACCCGCACCGCCAGCACGGCTTCCTTTTGCTCACCCAGCTCACAGCGCTCGGACACGTAACGCAGGCTGTGGAAATTGACATTGGCGCCGCTGAGGATGGCGGCCACCTTTTGCCCCGCGCCCCTGTGACTGCCTTCGGCCAGTCCCGGGCCGCTGAGGCCGAAATACTTTTTCAATCCCGCCAGCGACAGAGCCCCGGCAGGTTCGGCGATGGCGCGGGTATCCTCGAAGATATCCTTGACCGCAGCGCAGATTTCATCCGAGCTGACGGTCACCACTTCGTCCACATAGGCCTTCGCCAGACGGAAGGGCTCGCTACCGATACGCTTGACCGCCACCCCGTCGGCAAACAGGCCCACCTGGGGCAGGGTCACGGGCTCCCCGGCCGCCAGCGCGGCCTTGAGACAGGCGGCATCCTCGGGCTCAACCCCGATGATCTTCACTCCGGGTTTGACCGCTTTGTAGTAGGCGGCAATGCCCGCCACCAGACCACCACCGCCCACCGGCACAAACACCAGCTCCAGATCCCGCTGCTGTTGCAACATTTCCTGGGCGACAGTACCTTGCCCGGCGATCACCGCCTCATCATCGAAGGGGGCTATGTACACCCGGCCCTCGCTGCGGGCCAGATGCTGGGCATGCTCGTTGGCCTGATCGAAGGACTGACCGTGCAGCAGCACTGTGCCACCGAGGCGGCGCACCGCATCAATTTTGATGTCCGGCGTGGTGGTGGGCATGACAATGACGGCATCCACGCCCCGGCTTGAGGCCGACAGCGCCACCCCCTGGGCATGGTTGCCGGCGGAGGCGCACACCACCCCCAGGCGACACTCGTCGGCCGACAACTGGGCGATGCGGTTATAGGCGCCGCGCAGCTTGAAGGAGTGCACCGGCTGCATGTCCTCGCGCTTGAGGAACACCTGGCAGCCCAAACGGGCCGACAGCTTGTTCATGCTCGACAGGGGCGTGACCTTGGCCACGTCATACACGGACGAGAGCAGGATTTTTTGCAGATAACTGTGGGCCAAATCCACGGTGGCAACGTCGGGCATATCAGGCCTCCAGTTTTGACTTGTCACGCACAGCGCCCTTGTCGGCACTGGTGGCGAGCATGGCATAGGCTTTCAGTGCCAGGGACACGGGGCGTACCCGTGCCAGCGGTTTCCAGGCCAGCGGCCCCTTGGCCTCCATGGCGGCGCGGCGCTCGGCCAGCTCGACCTCGGAGACCCGCAATTGGATACTGCGCTTGGGGATATCTATGTCTATGGCATCGCCGTTTTCAATCAGGGCTATGGTGCCACCGGCCGCGGCTTCCGGAGATACGTGGCCTATAGACAGGCCCGAGGTGCCGCCGGAGAAGCGACCGTCGGTGATAAGAGCGCAGGCCTTGCCCAGACCGCGGGACTTGAGGTAACTGGTTGGATAGAGCATTTCCTGCATACCGGGACCGCCCTTGGGCCCTTCGTAGCGGATCACCACCACGTCGCCGGCCACCACCTCGCCGCCGAGGATCCCGGCCACCGCCTCGTCCTGGCTTTCGTACACCCGGGCAACGCCGCTGAACACCAGATTGGACTCGTCCACCCCGGCGGTTTTTACTATGCAGCCGTTTTCCGCCAGGTTGCCATGTAACACCGCCAGCCCGCCTTCCTGACTGAAGGCAAATTCGCGGCTGCGGATACAGCCCTCGCGGCGATCCGTATCCAGGGTGTCCCAACGGCAGGATTGACTGAAGGCGCGGGTGGTGGGGATGCCGGCGGGGCCGGCGCGGAAGAACTCCTGCACCTGGGCGTCATCGCTCAGGGCCACATCATAACGGGCCAGCACTGACTTGAGGCTGCCATCTTCCGAAGCCACATGGTTGACGTCCGTGTGCAGCAGGCCGGCGCGGTCCAACTCGC is part of the Shewanella cyperi genome and encodes:
- the ilvA gene encoding threonine ammonia-lyase, biosynthetic is translated as MPDVATVDLAHSYLQKILLSSVYDVAKVTPLSSMNKLSARLGCQVFLKREDMQPVHSFKLRGAYNRIAQLSADECRLGVVCASAGNHAQGVALSASSRGVDAVIVMPTTTPDIKIDAVRRLGGTVLLHGQSFDQANEHAQHLARSEGRVYIAPFDDEAVIAGQGTVAQEMLQQQRDLELVFVPVGGGGLVAGIAAYYKAVKPGVKIIGVEPEDAACLKAALAAGEPVTLPQVGLFADGVAVKRIGSEPFRLAKAYVDEVVTVSSDEICAAVKDIFEDTRAIAEPAGALSLAGLKKYFGLSGPGLAEGSHRGAGQKVAAILSGANVNFHSLRYVSERCELGEQKEAVLAVRVPEQPGSFLRFCELLERRVMTEFNYRFSSRDSAVVFAGIRLSQGQQELTDIIDRLESAGFAVQDLSADETAKLHVRYMVGGHPPEPLNERLFSFEFPEYPGALLKFLTTLQSKWNISLFHYRNHGAAFGRVLAGFEVPEADHQAFGRFLTELGFVWQEETQSPAYRLFLGNRPG